A single window of Macadamia integrifolia cultivar HAES 741 unplaced genomic scaffold, SCU_Mint_v3 scaffold2108, whole genome shotgun sequence DNA harbors:
- the LOC122065739 gene encoding uncharacterized protein At2g29880-like: protein MRSPISPTPKSTTIIWNEAELRSFINLMVDNVRNGLKTNSTFTKVGWDNITKGLEAEFKRPFAKVQLRNKMNKLRKEYNSFRALLETTGFGWDANARTATADDSVWESSIQGNKDWAKYRRNGLPMWPELLEIFSDSSARGDRGLSQATVVTLTSTNLEIDDDLHDTDNYDSDACTGTPKGSAPPKRRLDRTPTDRRRKSHTRTLTNSAEDFRTFVRWRMEKGSTSATSAVTRPPDPIVDGPYSMISCQKLLDSLEDIPTDLYVLAQRKIHSDPGWRMSFVEVRPDRRLWMIHGLKE from the exons ATGAGATCCCCAATatccccaacccccaaaagtACTACTATAATCTGGAATGAAGCAGAGCTAAGATCATTCATCAATCTCATGGTTGATAATGTCCGAAACGGATTGAAGACAAACTCAACATTCACAAAGGTTGGTTGGGACAACATTACAAAAGGGCTTGAAGCCGAATTCAAAAGGCCCTTTGCGAAAGTACAACTACGTAACAAGATGAATAAGTTACGCAAGGAGTACAACAGCTTCAGGGCTTTGTTAGAAACAACTGGTTTTGGATGGGATGCGAATGCTCGGACTGCCACAGCTGATGATTCAGTATGGGAATCTTCTATTCAA GGAAACAAGGATTGGGCAAAGTATAGAAGAAATGGTCTCCCCATGTGGCCAGAGTTGTTAGAGATCTTCTCCGACTCTAGTGCCCGTGGGGATAGAGGTCTGTCACAGGCAACAGTTGTCACTCTAACGTCAACTAACcttgaaattgatgatgatttACATGACACTGATAATTATGACAGTGATGCTTGTACTGGGACACCCAAGGGGTCAGCTCCTCCGAAGCGGCGACTTGATAGGACTCCTACGGATCGTAGGAGGAAGAGCCACACACGGACATTGACGAACTCCGCTGAGGACTTTAGAACCTTCGTCCGATGGAGGATGGAAAAGGGATCAACCTCTGCCACCTCAGCAGTTACCCGACCACCTGACCCTATTGTTGATGGACCATATAGCATGATCAGCTGTCAGAAGCTACTGGACAGTTTGGAGGATATCCCGACTGATTTGTATGTGTTAGCGCAGCGTAAGATACACAGTGACCCTGGGTGGCGCATGTCTTTTGTTGAAGTGAGACCTGACAGGAGATTATGGATGATACATGGCCTGAAGGAGTGA